The Pectobacterium parmentieri genome segment TATGGATAAAACGCAGACGCGCATCTTGCCACAGGCTGCGCCCTTCAATCTCAGACTGCTCGGTGAAGTTCTCTATCGCTTCAACGTTTTTTCGATTCCAAAACATAGCGCCCCCAATTAATAGCGAATTTTCGGATCGATAACAGCGTAGAGCACGTCAATGATCGCATTAAATAAAATGGTTAAGCCGCCGACTAAAATTGTCAGGCTCAGTACCAGTGAGTAATCGCGGTTCAGCGCACCATTCACAAATAGTTGCCCAATACCCGGCAAGCCAAAGATGGTTTCGATCACCATTGAACCCGTAATAATCCCGACAAACGCCGGCCCCATATAGGAAAGCACAGGCAGCAATGCAGGCTTTAACGCATGGCGCAGGACGATACGACGCATCGGTAGCCCTTTAGCGCGGGCCGTGCGGATAAAGTTAGAGTGCAAAACCTCGATCATCGAACCTCGGGTGATACGCGCGATGCTGGCGATATAAGATAAAGACAGCGCCACCATCGGTAAAATAATGTATTTCGGTGCCCCGCCGTTCCAGCCACCGCCGGGTAACCAACGTAGCGTAATGGCAAAAATCAGCACCAGCAGTGGTGCAACGACAAAGCTGGGAATAACCACCCCCGTCATGGCAAAACCCATCACGGTATAGTCCCATTTCGTATTCTGATTCAGCGCAGCGATCACACCGGCACTCACACCAAAAACAATGGCGAGAATGAATGCCGCAAACCCTAATTTTGCAGAAACCGGGAAAGACGTCGCGACCAGATCGTTTACGGAATAGTCTTTGTATTTAAAAGAAGGACCGAAATCACCCTGCACCAATTGCAGTAAATAGTTACCGTACTGCGTCAGTATGGGATCGTTCAGATGATATTTGGCCTCAATATTGGCCATCACTTCCGGCGGTAAATTACGCTCCCCGGTAAAGGGGCTGCCGGGCGCCAATCGCATCATGAAGAATGAGATGGTGATCAGAATAAATAGTGTCGGGATCGCCTCTAAGCAGCGGCGAAGAATAAATTTTAACATTGCTCGTACCTATAAAAGGCTGGCGACATCGTTGCGTGCCGCCAGCCATTATTATTAGTGCTTGATGATATAAAGATCTTTCACGTAGACATTATCCTGGGGATCTTTGCCTGTTAAGCCCCCCACATACGTCTTCACCAAACGGGTATTCGCATAGTGGTAAACAGGTACGATAACTGCGTCTTTATCTAGCAATGCCTCAGCCTGTTGATATACGACAGCACGCTCCTCATCGGTTTTCACCTGTAAAGATTTCGCGACAAGCGCATCAAACTCTTTGCTCTTATAGTGTGACTTATTATTGCTGCTGTTAGACAACATACTGTTTAGGAAGGTAGACGGTTCGTTATAATCTGCACACCACCCGCCACGCGCCAGATCTTGCGTCCCCTGCTGGCGAGAGCTAAGGAACGTTTTCCATTCCTGATTTTCCAGCTTCACATCCACACCGATATTTTGCTTCCAGATAGAGGATGCGGCAATCGCCATCTTTTTATGAAGATCGGATGAGTTGTAGAGCAAATTAAACGTCAGCGGTTTTTCTGCGGTATAACCGGCTTCCGCCAGCAGTTTCTTCGCTTCTGCGTTACGTTTTTCTTGTGGCCAGGTGAACCACTCTGGGGTCTGAGCTTTGAAATCATCAATATACGGAGGAACAAAACCATAGGCTGGAATATCGCCCTGATTTTTCACTTTATTGGTCAGAATATCCTGACTTATGCCCAAGCGTAACGCAGTTCTTACACGAACATCGTTAAACGGCGGCTTTTGGTTGTTAATTTCGTAATAATAAGTGCACAGGTACGGGTTAACCTTCACCTCATCGGGGATCTCTTTCTTTAACTTTTGAAAGAGTTCAATCGGCAACTGATTGTATGTCATATCAATTTCACCGCTGCGGTAGCGGTTCACATCAGTCACTTCCGAAGAAATAGGCAGGTACGTCACCTGATTAATCACAGTATGCGCGTTATCCCAGTATTGCGGGTTGCGCTCCAGTACCAGTTTTTCGTTCACGACCCAATTTTTCAGCTTGTAGGCGCCATTACCGACCCAGTTTTGCGGCTGCGTCCATTTTTCGCCGAACTTTTCAACAACGGCTTTATTAACAGGCGACATCGCGACATAAACCGGCAACTTATAGAAGTAAGGGACGGCTTCGGAAAGCGTGACCTCCAACGTATGATCGTCGATCGCTTTCACGCCTAATGTTTCTGGAGATTTTTTGCCGGCGATGATGTCATCAATATTGAGCAAGTGGCCATATTGCAGGTAGCTAGAGTAAGGCGATGCCGTCTTGGGATCGGCCAGACGCTGCCAACTGTAGACGAAATCTTGCGCGGTAACTGGCTCACCATTGGACCATTTGGCATCTTTACGCAGGTGGAATGTCCACACTTTAAACTCTTTGTTATCCCAGCTTTCCGCTACACCAGGGCTGGTTTTACCGTTAACATCGGAAATGACCAGCCCTTCCAGCAGATCGCGCGACACATTGGATTCGGGTACGCCTTCGATTTTATGCGGATCGAGGGAGGACACTTCCGCGCCATTGTTACGAACCAATTCCTGTTTTTCTGCTAACTGAATGCCAGCGGGAACGGTCGCGGCAAAGGCAGAAACAGCCATCGTACTACTCAATGCCGCGATAATAGCGGCCGCTACTCTTTTTTTAGTTGTGATGTGTGTCATTATTTTCTCCTGTAATATTGTCGTGTGAGTGATACCTACACGGTTCCTGAATTAATGCCCTGTGAGAAAAACGATTAATCGATTCAACTCACGCCCACTCCTATACAGTGGGAATGGGTAAGCATAGAGTAAACACCAAATTCATTGCTGCTCGCTCACTTCATTTGCATCAAACCGTAAACAGCGGTGGGTTAATGCTTAATAATATAGAGATCTTTCACCCGTATGTTATCCAACGGGTCTTTACCGGTAATACCACCGACATAAGGTTTGACCAACCGGGTATTCACGTAGTAATAGACCGGCACGATGACGGCATCATTATCCAACTGTGATTCCGCCTGCTGGTAAACCTGCGCACGTTCCTCATCCGTTTTCGCCTGAACAGCTTGTGCCATCAGTTTGTCAAATGCTGCACTCTTATAATGACCCGTATTGTTGCTGCTGTCTGACAACATACTATTCAAGAATGACGTCGGTTCATTATAGTCTGCACACCATCCGGCTCGGGCGACATCATATCCCCCTTGATGACGCGTGCTGAGATAGGTTTTCCACTCCTGATTCTCCAGCTTTGCGTTGACACCCAGATTCTGTTTCCAGACCGATGACGCCGCAATGGCCAGCTTTTTATGTAAATCTGACGAGTTATAGAGCAAATTAAACGTCAGCGGTTTCTCTGCCGTATAACCCGCTTCCGCCAGCAGTTTTTTCGCTTCTTCATTACGTTTCGCCTGTGGCCAGGTAAACCATTCTGGCGTATGCGCTTTCAGACCGTCGGTAAAAGGAGGGATATAGCCATAGGCAGGAATATCGCCCTGATTTTTCACTTTATTGGTTAATATGTCCTGATCAAGTCCCATGCGCAGCGCAGTACGCACCCGCACATCGTTAAAGGGCGGTTTCTGGTTATTGATTTCGTAATAATAGGTGCAGAGGTAGGGATCGATGTTAACTTCTTGTGGGATTTCTTTTTTTAACTTCTGGAATAGTTCGATCGGTAATTTATTATGGGTGACATCAATTTCACCCGCGCGATAACGGTTAACATCCGTCACTTCAGACGCAATCGGCAGATAGGTGACCTGATTAATCACGGTCTTGGCGTTATCCCAATATTGGGTATTACGCTCCAGCACCAATTTCTCATTCACGACCCAAGATTTAAGACGATAAGCGCCATTTCCCACCCAGTTTTCCGGCTGGGTCCATTTATCACCAAATTTCTCCACCGCGGCTTTGTTTACCGGGGACATGGACGAGTGATTCAGCAATTTATAAAAGTAAGGGATCGGTTCACTCAATGT includes the following:
- the oppB gene encoding oligopeptide ABC transporter permease OppB; this translates as MLKFILRRCLEAIPTLFILITISFFMMRLAPGSPFTGERNLPPEVMANIEAKYHLNDPILTQYGNYLLQLVQGDFGPSFKYKDYSVNDLVATSFPVSAKLGFAAFILAIVFGVSAGVIAALNQNTKWDYTVMGFAMTGVVIPSFVVAPLLVLIFAITLRWLPGGGWNGGAPKYIILPMVALSLSYIASIARITRGSMIEVLHSNFIRTARAKGLPMRRIVLRHALKPALLPVLSYMGPAFVGIITGSMVIETIFGLPGIGQLFVNGALNRDYSLVLSLTILVGGLTILFNAIIDVLYAVIDPKIRY
- the oppA gene encoding oligopeptide ABC transporter substrate-binding protein OppA translates to MTHITTKKRVAAAIIAALSSTMAVSAFAATVPAGIQLAEKQELVRNNGAEVSSLDPHKIEGVPESNVSRDLLEGLVISDVNGKTSPGVAESWDNKEFKVWTFHLRKDAKWSNGEPVTAQDFVYSWQRLADPKTASPYSSYLQYGHLLNIDDIIAGKKSPETLGVKAIDDHTLEVTLSEAVPYFYKLPVYVAMSPVNKAVVEKFGEKWTQPQNWVGNGAYKLKNWVVNEKLVLERNPQYWDNAHTVINQVTYLPISSEVTDVNRYRSGEIDMTYNQLPIELFQKLKKEIPDEVKVNPYLCTYYYEINNQKPPFNDVRVRTALRLGISQDILTNKVKNQGDIPAYGFVPPYIDDFKAQTPEWFTWPQEKRNAEAKKLLAEAGYTAEKPLTFNLLYNSSDLHKKMAIAASSIWKQNIGVDVKLENQEWKTFLSSRQQGTQDLARGGWCADYNEPSTFLNSMLSNSSNNKSHYKSKEFDALVAKSLQVKTDEERAVVYQQAEALLDKDAVIVPVYHYANTRLVKTYVGGLTGKDPQDNVYVKDLYIIKH
- the oppA gene encoding oligopeptide ABC transporter substrate-binding protein OppA; its protein translation is MIAAAVMASCANVQAANVPAGVELAKEQVLVRNNGAEVSSLDPHKIEGTPESNVARDLYEGLVISDPDGHPIPGVAERWESSDFKVWTFHLRKNAKWSNGEPVTAQDFVYSWQRLADPKTVSPYASYLQYGHLLNIDDIIASKKSPDTLGVKALDDHTLEVTLSEPIPYFYKLLNHSSMSPVNKAAVEKFGDKWTQPENWVGNGAYRLKSWVVNEKLVLERNTQYWDNAKTVINQVTYLPIASEVTDVNRYRAGEIDVTHNKLPIELFQKLKKEIPQEVNIDPYLCTYYYEINNQKPPFNDVRVRTALRMGLDQDILTNKVKNQGDIPAYGYIPPFTDGLKAHTPEWFTWPQAKRNEEAKKLLAEAGYTAEKPLTFNLLYNSSDLHKKLAIAASSVWKQNLGVNAKLENQEWKTYLSTRHQGGYDVARAGWCADYNEPTSFLNSMLSDSSNNTGHYKSAAFDKLMAQAVQAKTDEERAQVYQQAESQLDNDAVIVPVYYYVNTRLVKPYVGGITGKDPLDNIRVKDLYIIKH